From the Sphingomonas phyllosphaerae 5.2 genome, one window contains:
- a CDS encoding divalent metal cation transporter, with amino-acid sequence MIGIIFANIILYFIILSTATTLNPQGATQIDSAAQAAQALEPLVQGLGKKGSLHHRVSEAKLFYGVIPIVTIVAAGANFLGFNPMRALVVSGIVQGFSVPPLLLMMMLMTNDRQMMGERRNGMIINILGWITTAATFAATTCLIVSWSW; translated from the coding sequence ATGATCGGCATTATCTTCGCCAATATCATCCTCTACTTCATCATCCTGTCCACAGCGACCACGCTCAATCCGCAGGGCGCGACACAGATCGATAGCGCCGCTCAAGCGGCACAGGCACTGGAGCCGCTGGTGCAGGGCTTGGGGAAGAAGGGAAGCCTGCACCACAGGGTCAGCGAGGCGAAGCTATTTTACGGCGTCATCCCGATCGTCACCATCGTTGCCGCCGGCGCGAACTTCCTGGGGTTCAACCCCATGCGTGCGTTGGTCGTCTCGGGGATCGTCCAAGGCTTCTCCGTGCCGCCTCTCCTCCTCATGATGATGCTCATGACCAACGACCGCCAGATGATGGGCGAGCGGCGCAACGGCATGATCATCAACATACTCGGCTGGATCACGACGGCCGCGACGTTCGCGGCAACCACGTGCCTGATTGTAAGCTGGTCCTGGTGA
- a CDS encoding tyrosine-type recombinase/integrase, with protein sequence MATLRTKRPLTPLRQRMLDDMAMRSMRARTQHDYVRHVRAFAAFLDRSPDTATAEDVRRFQLYQREHGVGESVIGATVSALRFLFGVTLDRPDLSRKLVLAPRPRKLPDVLSVEEVARLLEAAPSIKYRAALGVAYGAGLRVAEVAHLKADDIDSRRMLIRIEEGKGRKDRNAMLSPQLLELLRLWWREGKRRSVLLPHGWLFPGRSYTDPISTRQLHRAVCEAAEAAGIRKRVSPHTLRHSFATHLLEQDVDIRVIQVLLGHSKLETTALYTKVATRTIRAVTGPLDQLMALMEGKTPAG encoded by the coding sequence ATGGCAACCTTACGGACCAAACGACCCCTCACGCCGCTGCGTCAGCGGATGCTCGATGACATGGCGATGCGCTCGATGCGGGCGCGGACCCAGCACGACTACGTCCGTCACGTTCGCGCCTTCGCAGCCTTTCTGGACCGTTCGCCCGACACCGCAACGGCGGAGGACGTGCGGCGCTTTCAGTTGTACCAGCGCGAGCACGGTGTCGGGGAGTCCGTCATCGGCGCCACGGTGTCGGCGCTGCGTTTCCTCTTCGGAGTGACGCTCGACCGTCCCGACCTGTCGCGCAAGCTGGTCCTGGCGCCTCGCCCCCGGAAGCTGCCCGACGTGCTGAGCGTCGAGGAAGTGGCACGGCTGCTCGAGGCGGCACCGAGCATCAAGTACCGGGCCGCGCTCGGCGTGGCATATGGCGCCGGCTTGCGCGTGGCCGAGGTCGCGCACCTCAAGGCTGACGACATCGACAGCAGGCGCATGCTCATCCGCATCGAGGAGGGCAAAGGACGCAAGGACCGCAACGCCATGCTCTCGCCGCAACTGCTCGAGCTGCTGCGGCTGTGGTGGCGCGAGGGCAAGCGGCGTAGCGTCCTGCTGCCGCACGGCTGGCTGTTCCCCGGCCGCAGCTACACCGACCCGATCTCGACCAGGCAGTTGCACCGCGCCGTCTGCGAGGCGGCCGAGGCCGCGGGCATCCGCAAGCGGGTCAGCCCCCACACGCTGCGGCACAGCTTCGCGACGCATCTGCTGGAGCAGGACGTCGACATCCGCGTCATCCAGGTGCTGCTCGGACACAGCAAGCTCGAGACCACCGCGCTCTACACCAAGGTCGCGACACGCACGATCCGCGCGGTCACCGGTCCGCTCGACCAGTTGATGGCGCTGATGGAGGGCAAGACGCCCGCCGGGTGA
- a CDS encoding winged helix-turn-helix transcriptional regulator: MASDTDLEALSCKAMMDVPRIRPVLDKIADKWTIMILTVLCPQPARFNEIKRRLDGITHKSLADALKRLERHGLITRTVIPTTPIGVVYTITSLGHSLREPFEALCSWALDQEQAMAEAVTAYDNSRDSSVR; the protein is encoded by the coding sequence ATGGCGAGCGATACCGACTTGGAGGCCCTGTCGTGCAAGGCGATGATGGACGTGCCTCGCATCCGCCCTGTGCTGGACAAGATCGCGGACAAGTGGACGATCATGATCCTGACGGTGCTGTGCCCTCAACCAGCACGCTTCAACGAGATCAAGCGACGGCTCGACGGCATCACCCACAAGTCGCTCGCCGATGCACTGAAGCGCTTGGAACGTCACGGACTGATCACGCGCACTGTGATTCCGACCACTCCAATCGGCGTCGTCTATACAATTACGTCCCTAGGCCACTCGCTTCGCGAGCCCTTCGAAGCGCTCTGTTCGTGGGCACTGGATCAAGAGCAGGCGATGGCGGAGGCAGTGACCGCATACGACAATTCGCGGGACTCGTCAGTACGTTGA
- a CDS encoding SDR family NAD(P)-dependent oxidoreductase, whose protein sequence is MAGKVALVVGGGRGIGLATARGLAKEGANVLLTGRQSHEVAAAAESIGPSAHGIEADAASQSDLERVVAETKRLHGRIDALVLNAGLSEPATIVEETGEHFDRHFAVNVRGALFGIQAALPVLSDGASVVLVGSIADVMGVTPFSTYGATKAALRSYARSWAAELAPRRIRVNVVAPGPTDTDMMAAVSEEMRQKLIAPIPLGRMARADEVASAAVFLLSDEASFITGAELCVDGGMRQV, encoded by the coding sequence ATGGCAGGCAAGGTCGCGCTGGTGGTCGGTGGAGGCAGGGGAATTGGTCTCGCGACTGCCCGCGGGCTCGCGAAGGAAGGCGCTAATGTCCTTCTGACCGGACGTCAGTCACACGAGGTGGCTGCTGCGGCTGAAAGCATTGGTCCATCGGCGCACGGCATTGAAGCCGACGCGGCGTCCCAAAGCGATCTTGAGCGAGTCGTGGCCGAGACCAAGCGTCTGCATGGTCGCATTGACGCGTTGGTGCTGAACGCTGGATTGTCGGAGCCGGCAACGATCGTCGAGGAGACCGGCGAGCATTTCGACCGGCACTTCGCCGTCAACGTGCGCGGCGCGCTATTTGGAATTCAGGCAGCGCTGCCCGTGCTGAGCGACGGAGCCTCGGTGGTGCTGGTCGGCTCGATCGCCGACGTCATGGGCGTGACGCCGTTCAGTACCTACGGGGCAACTAAGGCGGCACTGCGCTCCTATGCGCGCAGCTGGGCGGCGGAACTCGCGCCGCGTCGCATCCGCGTCAATGTCGTTGCGCCGGGACCGACCGATACGGACATGATGGCTGCAGTTTCTGAGGAGATGCGTCAGAAGCTCATTGCTCCCATTCCGCTCGGCCGCATGGCGCGAGCCGACGAGGTTGCGTCTGCTGCCGTCTTCCTCCTCAGCGACGAGGCCAGCTTTATCACCGGCGCCGAGCTTTGCGTCGATGGAGGCATGCGACAGGTGTAG
- a CDS encoding membrane dipeptidase, translating to MHTDRRSFLAGALAVPLSVAPARQRSVPWIDGLSFLPDDMAQIPAAGLDAMIVDISKIQTVAGPSGEPTYLRGFEANDPAIDAAVARLASSKVAYLALRGSDIGRRPGCATFLQFQSTEMVGDDLTRLARFHAKGLRVIQFTHHNNTPFAGGAIEPTQRGLSRLGIEGLGEMNRLKLLPDVSHGSVATMLDAARLSRTPIVLSHGAARALVDHPRAAPDEVIRAIANRGGMMGVFMMSFWLTRDPVPTPQHYVAQLRHVINVGGIDAVGIANDFPMDGEAKLVKLGNDNAAGVKNYLDWWRAMDRRGVPGFAWTPQHVVIPEFNNIHRMERIAATLERSGFRSGEIERIMGGNWRRVLTDVLG from the coding sequence TTGCATACCGATCGCCGTTCGTTCCTGGCAGGCGCACTTGCGGTGCCGCTGAGCGTTGCGCCAGCAAGGCAGCGTAGCGTCCCCTGGATCGACGGTTTGAGCTTTCTGCCTGACGACATGGCGCAGATTCCCGCTGCTGGGCTGGACGCGATGATCGTGGATATCTCGAAGATCCAGACCGTCGCGGGTCCTTCAGGTGAGCCTACCTACCTTCGGGGTTTCGAGGCGAATGATCCCGCGATCGACGCCGCTGTCGCGCGACTGGCCTCAAGCAAGGTCGCCTATTTGGCGCTACGTGGAAGCGACATCGGGCGACGGCCAGGCTGCGCAACCTTCCTACAGTTTCAATCCACCGAGATGGTCGGTGACGATTTGACCAGGCTGGCACGCTTTCATGCCAAGGGCCTGCGGGTGATCCAATTCACTCACCATAACAACACGCCGTTTGCGGGCGGCGCCATTGAACCGACTCAGCGTGGCCTTAGCCGGCTTGGCATCGAAGGTCTGGGCGAGATGAACCGCCTCAAGCTCCTGCCTGATGTATCGCACGGCTCTGTCGCCACGATGCTCGACGCGGCCCGGCTCAGCCGCACGCCCATCGTTCTGTCGCACGGCGCAGCGCGCGCGCTTGTCGATCACCCGCGAGCTGCGCCCGACGAGGTGATCCGCGCCATCGCCAACAGGGGTGGAATGATGGGCGTCTTCATGATGAGCTTCTGGCTCACGCGCGACCCTGTTCCCACGCCACAGCATTACGTGGCGCAACTGCGCCACGTCATCAACGTAGGCGGGATTGATGCGGTGGGGATCGCCAACGACTTCCCGATGGACGGCGAAGCCAAGCTCGTGAAGCTCGGCAACGACAATGCGGCGGGCGTGAAGAATTACCTGGACTGGTGGAGGGCGATGGACCGCCGCGGCGTACCCGGCTTTGCCTGGACACCTCAGCATGTGGTCATACCGGAGTTCAACAACATTCACCGTATGGAACGCATTGCGGCCACGCTCGAGCGGTCCGGCTTTCGTAGCGGCGAGATTGAGCGCATCATGGGCGGAAATTGGCGCCGGGTGCTGACTGACGTGCTCGGTTGA
- a CDS encoding c-type cytochrome encodes MFSFRSALLNGSVVAALASGFIACRAYQASAAEKATFDPPPALARTDLPAWPYPRGIPDDEKEEGKLFHVPGSKQAFTFTQINGQRATIDWFPERHPTPPPPVISGREGAYNACGQCHLIDGGGKPDTSDLRGLPVEYMMQQLADMRDDNRHASINGAPLAKMVAIAKALPLDDARQASEYFHSIKPVKRLHLIEGDVVPVTHPAAHAVQKVDPSGAKEPIGTRIIEVPQSFERTLLRDPSSGFIAYVPAGSIKKGKALATSGGGGRTLPCASCHGQDMRGSGAEFPSIAGRSPTAMARQLYDFKSGTRNGKNAVAMKPVVARLTDADIVNLTAYLASLDP; translated from the coding sequence ATGTTCTCGTTCAGATCCGCTTTGCTGAACGGCTCGGTCGTCGCAGCCCTCGCCTCCGGCTTCATAGCGTGCCGCGCCTATCAGGCGTCCGCTGCCGAGAAGGCGACGTTCGATCCCCCGCCTGCGCTGGCACGAACGGACTTGCCCGCGTGGCCGTATCCGCGCGGCATCCCGGACGACGAGAAGGAAGAGGGCAAGTTGTTCCACGTCCCCGGGAGCAAGCAGGCGTTCACGTTCACCCAGATCAACGGGCAGCGGGCGACGATCGACTGGTTCCCGGAGCGTCACCCGACACCGCCGCCGCCTGTTATCAGCGGAAGAGAGGGCGCCTATAATGCCTGTGGCCAGTGCCACCTCATTGATGGTGGGGGCAAGCCCGATACCAGCGATCTTCGCGGCCTACCGGTCGAGTATATGATGCAACAGCTCGCCGACATGAGAGACGACAATCGGCACGCGTCGATCAACGGTGCGCCGCTCGCCAAGATGGTGGCCATCGCGAAAGCACTGCCTCTCGACGATGCGCGGCAAGCCTCCGAGTATTTCCACTCCATCAAGCCTGTAAAGAGGCTTCACCTAATCGAAGGTGACGTCGTGCCCGTCACCCACCCCGCCGCGCACGCCGTACAGAAGGTCGACCCGAGCGGCGCAAAGGAGCCGATCGGCACCAGGATCATCGAAGTGCCGCAAAGCTTCGAGCGTACCTTGTTGCGAGATCCGTCATCGGGCTTCATCGCCTATGTACCCGCTGGCAGCATCAAGAAAGGCAAGGCGCTGGCGACGAGCGGTGGCGGAGGAAGGACACTACCCTGCGCCTCGTGCCACGGCCAAGACATGAGAGGGTCTGGCGCCGAATTTCCGAGTATCGCGGGTCGATCGCCAACCGCTATGGCTCGCCAGCTGTATGATTTCAAAAGTGGCACTCGCAACGGCAAGAACGCGGTGGCGATGAAGCCGGTGGTAGCGCGGCTCACCGATGCGGACATCGTGAACCTCACGGCCTATTTGGCGTCGCTCGATCCTTAA
- a CDS encoding putative quinol monooxygenase, producing MSVKVVAFVSAKPGQEDAFVEAARVCVAASRAEAGVLHYDLWRETEGEQRYFFNELYVDDAAVAAHMASDHFKAFGLAARDLAAARPLIIKTLAIDVAD from the coding sequence ATGTCGGTGAAGGTAGTTGCGTTCGTATCGGCGAAGCCGGGACAGGAAGACGCCTTCGTCGAAGCGGCCAGGGTCTGCGTCGCCGCTTCACGCGCTGAAGCTGGCGTGCTGCACTATGACCTGTGGCGCGAAACCGAAGGCGAACAGCGCTACTTCTTCAATGAGCTCTATGTCGATGATGCCGCCGTTGCGGCCCACATGGCTTCGGATCACTTCAAGGCGTTTGGCTTGGCCGCGCGCGACCTCGCGGCAGCGCGACCGCTCATCATCAAGACGCTTGCCATCGACGTCGCAGATTGA
- a CDS encoding IS91 family transposase has protein sequence MRSSLEVADIFRSAGPAYRTAHAGHLSLDQLKVMSAIEHCRTAVMGGHVEACTDCGHWRVAYNSCRNRHCPRCQGAAARTWLAEREADLLPVGYFHVVFTLPAEVAAIALQNKAAVYGLLFQAASETMTTIAADPKHLGARIGITAVLHTWGSAMTHHPHIHMIVPGGGLSSDGSRWVSSRPAFLLPVRVLGKLFRRLFLTKLTALHEAGRLAFYGGMTHLTDRRGFLRHLAPVRKKRWVVYAKPPFAGPETVLAYLSRYTHRVAISNSRLLRFDQTGVTFRYKDYRCNGADRQQVMTLAADEFIRRFLLHVLPKGFHRIRHYGLLAGATRKAHLERARELLGVAPAAVEAPAVEPEDTRPPCPCCGGRMLVIETFERWRQPRAPPPGINPTGTTPP, from the coding sequence GTGCGCTCCTCGCTCGAGGTCGCCGACATCTTCCGCAGCGCAGGCCCTGCATACCGAACGGCTCATGCCGGGCATCTGAGCCTGGACCAGCTCAAGGTCATGTCGGCGATAGAACATTGCCGGACCGCCGTCATGGGCGGGCATGTCGAGGCCTGCACCGACTGTGGCCACTGGCGGGTCGCGTATAACTCCTGCCGCAACCGGCACTGCCCGCGGTGCCAGGGCGCGGCCGCGCGCACGTGGCTTGCCGAGCGCGAGGCCGACCTGCTGCCGGTCGGCTATTTTCACGTCGTCTTCACGCTGCCGGCCGAGGTCGCCGCCATCGCGCTCCAGAACAAGGCGGCGGTGTACGGGCTGCTGTTCCAGGCGGCGTCCGAGACGATGACAACCATCGCGGCGGACCCCAAACACCTTGGCGCCCGCATCGGCATCACTGCGGTGCTCCATACCTGGGGCTCGGCGATGACCCACCACCCGCACATTCACATGATCGTGCCGGGCGGGGGATTGTCGTCGGACGGCAGCCGCTGGGTGTCGTCACGCCCGGCGTTCCTGCTGCCGGTGCGCGTGCTCGGCAAGCTGTTTCGTCGCCTGTTCCTGACCAAGCTGACGGCGCTGCACGAGGCCGGGCGGCTCGCGTTCTACGGCGGTATGACCCACCTCACCGACCGGCGTGGGTTCCTGCGTCACCTGGCACCGGTCAGGAAGAAGCGTTGGGTGGTCTACGCCAAGCCACCGTTCGCCGGACCCGAGACGGTGCTCGCCTATCTGTCGCGCTACACCCATCGGGTCGCGATCTCGAACAGCCGCCTCCTGCGCTTCGACCAGACCGGCGTCACCTTCCGCTACAAGGACTATCGCTGCAACGGCGCCGACCGGCAACAGGTCATGACTCTTGCCGCCGACGAGTTCATCCGCCGGTTTCTGCTCCACGTCCTGCCGAAGGGCTTCCACCGCATCCGCCACTACGGCCTGCTCGCCGGCGCCACCCGCAAGGCGCATCTCGAACGTGCCCGCGAACTGCTCGGCGTTGCGCCAGCCGCCGTCGAGGCACCGGCCGTGGAGCCGGAAGACACCCGTCCGCCATGCCCGTGCTGTGGCGGGCGCATGCTCGTCATCGAAACCTTCGAGCGTTGGCGACAGCCACGCGCCCCACCGCCGGGTATCAACCCGACCGGGACCACCCCGCCATGA
- a CDS encoding TonB-dependent receptor domain-containing protein has product MRQDRLDGIISLTRQQGSCLQTGIGKMMKSPLRLRARLLATSLLIATTAPLTAAAQDVRQASGDEAAGDGEVVVTGSRIARPDLSASTPVQVISTEAIQRTGAANIQDVLAELPAVGQNISRTSTNFSTTGNGVASVNLRNLGSSRTLVLVNGRRFVAGIPGTSVVDLNTIPTDLIRQVEVVTGGASAVYGSEAIAGVVNFILDDTFEGLRLHGQNTVSDKGDTPRYLLSGVAGTSFAGGRGHLVVSGSFDDDRGLRSRNRSFSATDIPNRSSYGAQGLFSVDGRFAPGANSFTFDPANQLKNYQSANVDGYNRNADRYLSVPVRRYLGSAMAHFEVSQAFVPYVEGQYARTKSSNGLEAQAVADPDLAFLDGSPFGGIPITNPFIPQAIRDRMIATGANTLAFRRRSNDIFNRSNRNERETWRVVAGARGELGGGVRYDAYYTHGETSDRTASGTVFGPNYANALNAVAGPNGPVCAINADAIGSNDDPSCAPINIFGFNTVSAAAAAYVTRNGQLSTYQARVKQDVAAATLSGDLFRLPGGPLGVAIGGEYRRESSNEDFDEATNLGQTLGNQLSDTRGKFDVGEVYAEVVAPILADRPFFHALTFEGAVRYANYSTVGSVWSWKAGGDWAPIRDLRFRGVYSEATRAPNIGELFSAQSQTFPSVIDPCDQRQGEGDGAPLSLGTLSAACAAIPAIARAAASGGFAYSTAQLQNIDGFLGGNPALREEVAKTLTLGAVATPRFLPGFSLTVDYYRIRVENAIGIIGQQTSLDECFTGSGDAIFCGNVTRDANGFVTSVDALNLNTGSFLVSGIDTALRYGRDLLGGRVDVDARWTHLLDQEQTSFPGGPTQKEVGQLDCYSCGRLGTGFRDKVNASVTAARDRISLNWRVTYLSPVVDDLTKDVPIRTKAFWYHDAQLRFGLDDQQRSAFYLGVDNVFDKKPPVFGDTNLVTFPGTQTSANTYDLYGRLLYAGFDVRF; this is encoded by the coding sequence TTGAGGCAGGATCGCCTTGACGGCATCATCAGCCTCACCAGGCAACAGGGATCGTGCCTGCAAACGGGGATAGGGAAGATGATGAAGTCACCATTGCGCCTGCGAGCGCGCCTGCTCGCGACTTCGCTGCTGATCGCAACCACGGCTCCGCTTACCGCCGCCGCGCAAGACGTGCGGCAGGCTAGCGGAGACGAAGCAGCGGGAGACGGGGAAGTGGTCGTCACCGGTTCGCGGATCGCGCGACCGGACCTGAGCGCCAGCACGCCGGTGCAGGTCATCTCGACCGAAGCGATCCAGCGCACTGGCGCCGCCAACATCCAGGACGTGCTGGCCGAGCTACCCGCGGTAGGACAGAACATCAGCCGCACCAGCACCAACTTCTCCACCACCGGGAACGGTGTGGCGAGCGTCAACCTGCGCAATCTCGGCTCGTCGCGCACCCTGGTTCTCGTAAACGGTCGTCGCTTCGTTGCCGGGATACCCGGCACCTCGGTCGTCGACCTGAATACCATTCCGACGGATCTCATCCGCCAGGTCGAGGTCGTGACCGGCGGCGCGTCTGCCGTGTATGGCTCGGAGGCCATCGCCGGCGTGGTAAACTTCATCCTGGACGATACGTTTGAAGGGCTGCGACTGCACGGCCAGAACACGGTTTCCGATAAGGGCGACACGCCGCGCTACCTTCTGTCGGGCGTTGCAGGCACATCGTTTGCCGGCGGCCGCGGCCACCTGGTGGTCAGCGGAAGCTTCGACGACGATCGCGGACTGCGCTCCCGCAATCGTTCGTTCTCGGCCACGGACATTCCCAACCGCAGCTCTTACGGAGCGCAAGGCCTCTTCAGCGTCGACGGGCGCTTCGCACCCGGCGCCAACAGCTTCACTTTCGATCCCGCCAATCAGCTCAAGAACTATCAGAGCGCAAACGTAGACGGCTATAACCGGAACGCGGATCGCTACCTCAGCGTGCCCGTACGGCGATATCTTGGATCGGCGATGGCGCACTTCGAGGTGTCGCAGGCTTTTGTGCCGTACGTGGAGGGTCAGTATGCCCGCACCAAGTCGAGCAACGGGCTCGAGGCGCAGGCGGTTGCAGATCCCGATCTCGCCTTTCTCGACGGCTCGCCGTTCGGCGGGATCCCGATCACCAACCCGTTTATCCCCCAGGCCATTCGCGACCGGATGATCGCAACGGGAGCTAACACGCTCGCCTTCCGCCGCCGCTCGAACGACATCTTCAATCGAAGCAACCGGAACGAGCGCGAGACCTGGCGGGTCGTCGCCGGCGCGCGCGGCGAGCTTGGTGGGGGAGTGCGCTATGACGCCTACTATACGCACGGAGAAACCTCCGACCGCACCGCCTCCGGCACGGTCTTTGGACCCAACTATGCGAACGCGCTCAACGCCGTAGCCGGACCAAATGGGCCAGTCTGCGCGATCAACGCCGACGCGATCGGAAGCAACGACGATCCGAGCTGCGCCCCGATCAACATATTCGGCTTCAACACCGTGTCGGCGGCAGCTGCGGCCTACGTCACTCGCAATGGCCAGCTGTCGACATACCAGGCGCGGGTAAAGCAGGACGTCGCCGCGGCGACGCTTTCCGGTGACCTCTTCCGGCTGCCCGGCGGACCGCTTGGGGTCGCCATTGGTGGTGAGTATCGGCGCGAGAGCAGCAACGAGGATTTTGACGAGGCGACTAATCTCGGCCAGACGCTAGGTAACCAGCTGAGCGACACCCGGGGCAAGTTCGACGTTGGAGAGGTTTACGCCGAGGTCGTCGCACCGATCCTGGCGGATCGACCGTTCTTCCATGCGCTCACCTTTGAGGGGGCGGTTCGCTACGCGAACTACTCGACCGTTGGCAGCGTCTGGAGCTGGAAGGCGGGTGGCGACTGGGCACCGATCCGAGACCTGCGCTTCCGCGGCGTCTACTCCGAAGCGACGCGCGCACCCAACATCGGCGAGCTCTTCTCTGCGCAGAGCCAGACTTTCCCCTCGGTAATCGATCCTTGCGATCAGCGGCAGGGAGAGGGTGACGGCGCCCCACTGAGCCTCGGCACGTTATCTGCCGCTTGTGCCGCTATCCCCGCGATCGCACGCGCCGCAGCATCCGGCGGCTTCGCTTACTCGACGGCGCAGCTCCAGAACATCGATGGCTTTCTGGGTGGTAATCCCGCTTTGCGCGAGGAGGTGGCAAAGACCCTTACCTTGGGCGCGGTTGCCACGCCGCGCTTCTTGCCCGGCTTCAGTCTCACGGTGGATTATTACCGCATCCGGGTGGAAAATGCGATCGGGATCATCGGGCAACAGACCTCGCTGGACGAATGCTTCACCGGCTCCGGGGACGCGATCTTCTGCGGCAACGTGACCCGTGACGCCAACGGTTTCGTCACCAGCGTCGACGCGCTCAACCTGAACACCGGTTCCTTCCTCGTTTCCGGCATCGACACCGCACTCCGCTACGGTCGCGACCTGCTCGGTGGGCGGGTCGACGTCGATGCCCGCTGGACGCATCTGCTCGACCAGGAGCAGACATCGTTCCCCGGCGGCCCAACGCAAAAGGAAGTTGGCCAGCTCGATTGCTACAGCTGCGGTCGCCTTGGCACCGGCTTCCGCGATAAGGTCAATGCCTCGGTCACGGCGGCGAGAGATCGCATCTCGCTGAACTGGCGCGTCACCTATCTCTCCCCGGTAGTCGACGACCTGACAAAGGATGTGCCGATCCGCACCAAGGCCTTCTGGTACCATGACGCGCAGCTGCGCTTCGGACTGGACGATCAGCAGCGCTCCGCCTTCTATCTCGGTGTCGACAATGTCTTCGATAAAAAGCCGCCGGTGTTCGGCGACACGAACCTCGTGACCTTCCCGGGCACGCAGACCTCGGCGAACACCTATGACCTCTACGGCCGGCTGCTCTACGCCGGTTTTGACGTGCGTTTCTAA